A part of Neovison vison isolate M4711 chromosome 6, ASM_NN_V1, whole genome shotgun sequence genomic DNA contains:
- the USP19 gene encoding ubiquitin carboxyl-terminal hydrolase 19 isoform X8 has protein sequence MSGGASAAGPRRGPPGLEEATSKKKQKDRANQESKDGDPRRGSASSREEQAKEELLLDWRQSADEVIVKLRVGAGPLRLEEVDAAFTDTDCVVRLPDGRQWGGVFYAEIESSCTKVQARKGGLLQLALPKKVPLLTWPSLLKKPLGTQEAVPGLRCQENGQEPSPIALEPGPEPRRAKQEARNQKRAQGRGEVGAGAGPGAQAGPSAKRAVHLRRGPEGEGSRDGPGPRGDAPPFLAETATQAEAEEQLRVPPLNPQTCLLGSEENLALLAGEKTVSTRNDPVSPAMTRSRDPEKGDRSKEEMAVAADAITLVDGKEPESMVNLAFVKNDSYEKGPDSVVVHVYVKEIRRDTSRVLFREQDFTLIFQTRDGNFLRLHPGCGAHTIFRWQVKLRNLIEPEQCTFCFTASRIDICLRKRQSQRWGGLEAPAARGAVGGAKVAVPTGPTPLDSAPPGSAPHPLTGQEEARAVEKEKPKARSEDTGLDGVAARTPMEHVAPKPEPHLASPKPTCMVPPMPHSPVSGDSVEEEEEEEKKVCLPGFTGLVNLGNTCFMNSVIQSLSNTRELRDFFHDRSFEAEINYNNPLGTGGRLAIGFAVLLRALWKGTHHAFQPSKLKAIVASKASQFTGYAQHDAQEFMAFLLDGLHEDLNRIQNKPYTETVDSDGRPDEVVAEEAWQRHKMRNDSFIVDLFQGQYKSKLVCPVCAKVSITFDPFLYLPVPLPQKQKVLPVFYFAREPHSKPIKFLVSISKENSSASEVLDSLSQSVHVKPENLRLAEVIKNRFHRVFLPSHSLDTVSPSDTLLCFELLSPELAKERVVVLEVQQRPQVPSVPISKCAACQRKQQSEDEKLKRCTRCYRVGYCNQLCQKTHWPDHKGLCRPENIGYPFLVSVPASRLTYARLAQLLEGYARYSVSVFQPPFQPGRMALESQGPSCTTLLSTSSLEAGDSERDLIQPPELQLVTPVAEGDTGVPRAWAAPDRGPVPSTSGISSEVLASGPVEVGSLPAGERVSRPEAAVPGYQHPSEATNAHTPQFFIYKIDASNREQRLEDKGDSPLELGEDCSLALVWRNNERLQEFVLVASKELECAEDPGSAGEAARAGHFTLDQCLNLFTRPEVLAPEEAWYCPQCKQHREASKQLLLWRLPNVLIVQLKRFSFRSFIWRDKINDLVEFPVRNLDLSKFCIGQKEEQLPSYDLYAVINHYGGMIGGHYTACARLPNDRSSQRSDVGWRLFDDSTVTTVDESQVVTRYAYVLFYRRRNSPVERPPRAGHSEHHPDLSPAAEAAASQGLGPGQAPEVAPTRTAPERFAPSVDRPAPTYSNMEEVD, from the exons GGTCAGCGTCCTCTCGGGAGGAGCAGGCCAAAGAGG AGTTGTTGCTTGACTGGAGGCAGAGTGCCGATGAGGTGATTGTCAAGCTGCGTGTGGGAGCGGGTCCCCTGCGGCTGGAGGAAGTGGATGCTGCTTTCACAGACACAGACTGTGTGGTACGGCTTCCAG ATGGTCGGCAGTGGGGTGGTGTCTTCTATGCTGAGATAGAAAGTTCTTGCACCAAAGTACAAGCCCGTAAAGGTGGTCTCCTGCAGCTGGCACTGCCCAAGAAGGTGCCTCTGCTCACATGGCCCTCTCTTCTG AAGAAACCTCTAGGGACCCAGGAGGCGGTACCAGGGCTGCGGTGCCAGGAGAATGGGCAGGAGCCATCTCCCATTGCCCTGGAGCCAGGTCCTGAGCCCCGTCGGGCTAAACAGGAAGCCCGGAACCAGAAGCGGGCCCAGGGCCGTGGTGAGGTAGGCGCAGGGGCAGGCCCCGGGGCCCAGGCAGGGCCCAGCGCCAAGAGGGCTGTGCATCTCCGAAGAGGGCCAGAGGGGGAAGGGTCCAGAGATGGGCCTGGACCCCGGGGTGATGCCCCCCCCTTCTTGGCTGagacagccacccag GCTGAAGCTGAGGAACAGCTCCGGGTACCACCACTGAACCCCCAGACCTGCCTCTTGGGCTCAGAGGAGAATCTAGCGCTCTTGGCAGGAGAGAAGACCGTGTCCACCAGGAATGATCCAGTCTCCCCAGCCATGACCcggagcagagaccctgagaAAGGTGACCGTTCCAAAGAGGAGATGGCAGTGGCAGCAGATGCTATAACCTTGGTGGATGGTaaag AGCCGGAGTCCATGGTGAACCTGGCATTCGTCAAGAATGACTCCTATGAGAAGGGGCCAGATTCAGTGGTGGTGCACGTGTACGTGAAAGAAATCCGCAGGGACACTTCTCGAGTACTCTTCCGCGAGCAGGACTTCACACTCATCTTCCAGAccag GGATGGAAACTTCCTGAGACTACACCCGGGCTGTGGGGCCCATACCATCTTCCGTTGGCAGGTGAAGCTCAG GAACCTGATTGAGCCCGAACAGTGCACCTTCTGCTTCACGGCCTCTCGCATTGATATCTGTCTCCGTAAGCGGCAAAGTCAGCGCTGGGGGGGCCTGGAGGCCCCAGCTGCACGAG GTGCAGTGGGTGGTGCAAAGGTTGCCGTGCCGACAGGTCCAACCCCTCTGGATTCAGCCCCACCAGGAAGTGccccccatcccctcacaggcCAGGAGGAAGCTCGGGCTGTGGAGAAGGAAAAACCCAAGGCTCGTTCTGAGGACACGGGGCTGGATGGTGTGGCGGCCCGCACCCCCATGGAGCATGTAGCCCCAAAGCCAGAGCCACACCTGGCCTCT CCCAAGCCCACATGTATGGTGCCTCCAATGCCCCATAGCCCCGTGAGCGGAGATAgtgtggaggaagaagaggaggaagagaagaaggtgtGTCTGCCAGGCTTCACTGGCCTTGTCAATCTAGGCAACACCTGCTTCATGAACAGTGTCATTCAATCTCTGTCTAACACTCGGGAGCTCCGGGACTTCTTCCACG ACCGCTCCTTTGAGGCTGAGATCAACTACAACAACCCACTGGGGACTGGTGGGCGTCTGGCGATTGGCTTTGCTGTGCTGCTCCGGGCGCTGTGGAAGGGCACCCACCATGCCTTCCAACCTTCCAAGTTGAAG GCCATTGTGGCGAGCAAGGCCAGCCAGTTCACAGGCTATGCACAGCACGACGCCCAGGAGTTCATGGCTTTCTTGCTGGACGGGCTGCATGAAGACCTGAATCGCATTCAGAACAAGCCCTATACAGAGACCGTGGACTCGGATGGGCGGCCCGATGAG GTGGTAGCTGAAGAAGCATGGCAACGGCATAAGATGAGGAACGACTCTTTCATCGTAGACCTATTTCAGGGCCAGTATAAGTCGAAGCTGGTGTGCCCTGTGTGTGCCAAG GTCTCCATCACTTTTGACCCATTCCTCTACCTGCCGGTGCCCTTGCCACAGAAGCAGAAGGTTCTCCCTGTCTTCTATTTTGCCCGGGAGCCCCACAGCAAGCCCATCAAG TTTCTGGTGAGCATCAGCAAGGAGAACTCCAGCGCAAGTGAAGTGTTGGACTCGCTCTCTCAGAGTGTGCACGTGAAGCCTGAGAACCTGCGTCTGGCTGAG GTGATTAAGAATCGTTTCCACCGTGTGTTCCTGCCCTCCCACTCATTGGACACTGTGTCCCCATCCGACACGCTCCTCTGCTTCGAGCTGCTATCCCCAGAGTTGGCTAAGGAGCGAGTGGTGGTGCTAGAGGTGCAGCAG CGCCCCCAGGTGCCCAGCGTCCCCATCTCCAAGTGTGCAGCCTGCCAGCGGAAGCAGCAGTCAGAGGATGAGAAGCTGAAGCGCTGTACCCGGTGCTACCGTGTCGGCTACTGTAACCA GCTCTGCCAGAAAACCCACTGGCCTGACCATAAGGGTCTCTGCCGCCCTGAGAACATTGGCTACCCATTTCTGGTTAGTGTACCTGCCTCACGTCTCACTTATGCTCGTCTTGCTCAGCTGCTAGAGGGGTACGCCCG GTACTCTGTGAGTGTATTCCAGCCACCCTTCCAGCCTGGCCGCATGGCCTTGGAGTCCCAGGGCCCTAGCTGCACTACGTTGCTCTCCACTAGCTCCCTGGAGGCTGGGGACAGTGAGAGGGACCTGATTCAGCCGCCTGAGCTCCAGTTGGTGACCCCCGTGGCCGAGGGAGACACAGGGGTCCCACGGGCATGGGCAGCCCCTGACCGGGGCCCTGTGCCCAGCACCAGTGGAATTTCTTCAGAGGTGCTGGCTAGTGGGCCAGTTGAAGTTGGCTCCTTGCCTGCTGGTGAGAGGGTGTCTCGGCCCGAAG cTGCCGTGCCCGGATATCAACACCCAAGTGAAGCCACAAATGCCCACACACCCcagttcttcatctataaaattgacGCATCTAACCGAGAGCAACGGTTGGAGGATAAAG GAGACTCCCCGTTGGAGCTGGGTGAGGACTGCAGCCTGGCTCTCGTCTGGCGCAACAACGAGCGCCTGCAGGAGTTTGTGTTGGTAGCCTCCAAGGAGCTGGAGTGTGCTGAGGACCCAGGCTCTGCCGGGGAGGCTGCCCGTGCTGGCCACTTCACTCTGGACCAGTGCCTGAACCTCTTCACCCGGCCCGAGGTGCTGGCACCCGAGGAGGCTTG GTACTGCCCGCAGTGTAAACAACACCGAGAGGCCTCTAAGCAGCTGCTGCTGTGGCGCCTTCCTAACGTACTCATTGTGCAGCTCAAGCGCTTTTCTTTCCGGAGTTTCATCTGGCGTGACAAGATCAATGACTTGGTGGAGTTCCCCGTTCG GAACTTGGACCTGAGCAAGTTCTGCATCGGTCAGAAAGAGGAACAGCTGCCTAGCTACGACCTCTATGCCGTCATCAACCACTACGGAGGCATGATCGGCGGCCACTACACCGCCTGTGCACGCCTGCCCAATGACCGCAGCAGCCAGCGCAGCGACGTGG GCTGGCGCTTGTTTGACGACAGCACGGTGACAACAGTAGACGAGAGCCAGGTTGTGACGCGTTATGCCTATGTACTCTTCTACCGCCGGCGGAACTCTCCTGTGGAGAGGCCCCCCAGGGCAGGTCACTCTGAGCACCACCCAGACCTGAGCCCTGCAGCTGAGGCTGCTGCCAGCCAG GGACTAGGCCCTGGCCAGGCCCCCGAGGTGGCCCCCACGCGGACAGCCCCTGAACGCTTCGCCCCCTCTGTGGACCGCCCAGCCCCCACCTACAGCAACATGGAGGAGGTCGATTAG
- the USP19 gene encoding ubiquitin carboxyl-terminal hydrolase 19 isoform X9, translating to MSGGASAAGPRRGPPGLEEATSKKKQKDRANQESKDGDPRRGSASSREEQAKEELLLDWRQSADEVIVKLRVGAGPLRLEEVDAAFTDTDCVVRLPDGRQWGGVFYAEIESSCTKVQARKGGLLQLALPKKVPLLTWPSLLKKPLGTQEAVPGLRCQENGQEPSPIALEPGPEPRRAKQEARNQKRAQGRGEVGAGAGPGAQAGPSAKRAVHLRRGPEGEGSRDGPGPRGDAPPFLAETATQAEAEEQLRVPPLNPQTCLLGSEENLALLAGEKTVSTRNDPVSPAMTRSRDPEKGDRSKEEMAVAADAITLVDGKEPESMVNLAFVKNDSYEKGPDSVVVHVYVKEIRRDTSRVLFREQDFTLIFQTRDGNFLRLHPGCGAHTIFRWQVKLRNLIEPEQCTFCFTASRIDICLRKRQSQRWGGLEAPAARVGGAKVAVPTGPTPLDSAPPGSAPHPLTGQEEARAVEKEKPKARSEDTGLDGVAARTPMEHVAPKPEPHLASPKPTCMVPPMPHSPVSGDSVEEEEEEEKKVCLPGFTGLVNLGNTCFMNSVIQSLSNTRELRDFFHDRSFEAEINYNNPLGTGGRLAIGFAVLLRALWKGTHHAFQPSKLKAIVASKASQFTGYAQHDAQEFMAFLLDGLHEDLNRIQNKPYTETVDSDGRPDEVVAEEAWQRHKMRNDSFIVDLFQGQYKSKLVCPVCAKVSITFDPFLYLPVPLPQKQKVLPVFYFAREPHSKPIKFLVSISKENSSASEVLDSLSQSVHVKPENLRLAEVIKNRFHRVFLPSHSLDTVSPSDTLLCFELLSPELAKERVVVLEVQQRPQVPSVPISKCAACQRKQQSEDEKLKRCTRCYRVGYCNQLCQKTHWPDHKGLCRPENIGYPFLVSVPASRLTYARLAQLLEGYARYSVSVFQPPFQPGRMALESQGPSCTTLLSTSSLEAGDSERDLIQPPELQLVTPVAEGDTGVPRAWAAPDRGPVPSTSGISSEVLASGPVEVGSLPAGERVSRPEAAVPGYQHPSEATNAHTPQFFIYKIDASNREQRLEDKGDSPLELGEDCSLALVWRNNERLQEFVLVASKELECAEDPGSAGEAARAGHFTLDQCLNLFTRPEVLAPEEAWYCPQCKQHREASKQLLLWRLPNVLIVQLKRFSFRSFIWRDKINDLVEFPVRNLDLSKFCIGQKEEQLPSYDLYAVINHYGGMIGGHYTACARLPNDRSSQRSDVGWRLFDDSTVTTVDESQVVTRYAYVLFYRRRNSPVERPPRAGHSEHHPDLSPAAEAAASQGLGPGQAPEVAPTRTAPERFAPSVDRPAPTYSNMEEVD from the exons GGTCAGCGTCCTCTCGGGAGGAGCAGGCCAAAGAGG AGTTGTTGCTTGACTGGAGGCAGAGTGCCGATGAGGTGATTGTCAAGCTGCGTGTGGGAGCGGGTCCCCTGCGGCTGGAGGAAGTGGATGCTGCTTTCACAGACACAGACTGTGTGGTACGGCTTCCAG ATGGTCGGCAGTGGGGTGGTGTCTTCTATGCTGAGATAGAAAGTTCTTGCACCAAAGTACAAGCCCGTAAAGGTGGTCTCCTGCAGCTGGCACTGCCCAAGAAGGTGCCTCTGCTCACATGGCCCTCTCTTCTG AAGAAACCTCTAGGGACCCAGGAGGCGGTACCAGGGCTGCGGTGCCAGGAGAATGGGCAGGAGCCATCTCCCATTGCCCTGGAGCCAGGTCCTGAGCCCCGTCGGGCTAAACAGGAAGCCCGGAACCAGAAGCGGGCCCAGGGCCGTGGTGAGGTAGGCGCAGGGGCAGGCCCCGGGGCCCAGGCAGGGCCCAGCGCCAAGAGGGCTGTGCATCTCCGAAGAGGGCCAGAGGGGGAAGGGTCCAGAGATGGGCCTGGACCCCGGGGTGATGCCCCCCCCTTCTTGGCTGagacagccacccag GCTGAAGCTGAGGAACAGCTCCGGGTACCACCACTGAACCCCCAGACCTGCCTCTTGGGCTCAGAGGAGAATCTAGCGCTCTTGGCAGGAGAGAAGACCGTGTCCACCAGGAATGATCCAGTCTCCCCAGCCATGACCcggagcagagaccctgagaAAGGTGACCGTTCCAAAGAGGAGATGGCAGTGGCAGCAGATGCTATAACCTTGGTGGATGGTaaag AGCCGGAGTCCATGGTGAACCTGGCATTCGTCAAGAATGACTCCTATGAGAAGGGGCCAGATTCAGTGGTGGTGCACGTGTACGTGAAAGAAATCCGCAGGGACACTTCTCGAGTACTCTTCCGCGAGCAGGACTTCACACTCATCTTCCAGAccag GGATGGAAACTTCCTGAGACTACACCCGGGCTGTGGGGCCCATACCATCTTCCGTTGGCAGGTGAAGCTCAG GAACCTGATTGAGCCCGAACAGTGCACCTTCTGCTTCACGGCCTCTCGCATTGATATCTGTCTCCGTAAGCGGCAAAGTCAGCGCTGGGGGGGCCTGGAGGCCCCAGCTGCACGAG TGGGTGGTGCAAAGGTTGCCGTGCCGACAGGTCCAACCCCTCTGGATTCAGCCCCACCAGGAAGTGccccccatcccctcacaggcCAGGAGGAAGCTCGGGCTGTGGAGAAGGAAAAACCCAAGGCTCGTTCTGAGGACACGGGGCTGGATGGTGTGGCGGCCCGCACCCCCATGGAGCATGTAGCCCCAAAGCCAGAGCCACACCTGGCCTCT CCCAAGCCCACATGTATGGTGCCTCCAATGCCCCATAGCCCCGTGAGCGGAGATAgtgtggaggaagaagaggaggaagagaagaaggtgtGTCTGCCAGGCTTCACTGGCCTTGTCAATCTAGGCAACACCTGCTTCATGAACAGTGTCATTCAATCTCTGTCTAACACTCGGGAGCTCCGGGACTTCTTCCACG ACCGCTCCTTTGAGGCTGAGATCAACTACAACAACCCACTGGGGACTGGTGGGCGTCTGGCGATTGGCTTTGCTGTGCTGCTCCGGGCGCTGTGGAAGGGCACCCACCATGCCTTCCAACCTTCCAAGTTGAAG GCCATTGTGGCGAGCAAGGCCAGCCAGTTCACAGGCTATGCACAGCACGACGCCCAGGAGTTCATGGCTTTCTTGCTGGACGGGCTGCATGAAGACCTGAATCGCATTCAGAACAAGCCCTATACAGAGACCGTGGACTCGGATGGGCGGCCCGATGAG GTGGTAGCTGAAGAAGCATGGCAACGGCATAAGATGAGGAACGACTCTTTCATCGTAGACCTATTTCAGGGCCAGTATAAGTCGAAGCTGGTGTGCCCTGTGTGTGCCAAG GTCTCCATCACTTTTGACCCATTCCTCTACCTGCCGGTGCCCTTGCCACAGAAGCAGAAGGTTCTCCCTGTCTTCTATTTTGCCCGGGAGCCCCACAGCAAGCCCATCAAG TTTCTGGTGAGCATCAGCAAGGAGAACTCCAGCGCAAGTGAAGTGTTGGACTCGCTCTCTCAGAGTGTGCACGTGAAGCCTGAGAACCTGCGTCTGGCTGAG GTGATTAAGAATCGTTTCCACCGTGTGTTCCTGCCCTCCCACTCATTGGACACTGTGTCCCCATCCGACACGCTCCTCTGCTTCGAGCTGCTATCCCCAGAGTTGGCTAAGGAGCGAGTGGTGGTGCTAGAGGTGCAGCAG CGCCCCCAGGTGCCCAGCGTCCCCATCTCCAAGTGTGCAGCCTGCCAGCGGAAGCAGCAGTCAGAGGATGAGAAGCTGAAGCGCTGTACCCGGTGCTACCGTGTCGGCTACTGTAACCA GCTCTGCCAGAAAACCCACTGGCCTGACCATAAGGGTCTCTGCCGCCCTGAGAACATTGGCTACCCATTTCTGGTTAGTGTACCTGCCTCACGTCTCACTTATGCTCGTCTTGCTCAGCTGCTAGAGGGGTACGCCCG GTACTCTGTGAGTGTATTCCAGCCACCCTTCCAGCCTGGCCGCATGGCCTTGGAGTCCCAGGGCCCTAGCTGCACTACGTTGCTCTCCACTAGCTCCCTGGAGGCTGGGGACAGTGAGAGGGACCTGATTCAGCCGCCTGAGCTCCAGTTGGTGACCCCCGTGGCCGAGGGAGACACAGGGGTCCCACGGGCATGGGCAGCCCCTGACCGGGGCCCTGTGCCCAGCACCAGTGGAATTTCTTCAGAGGTGCTGGCTAGTGGGCCAGTTGAAGTTGGCTCCTTGCCTGCTGGTGAGAGGGTGTCTCGGCCCGAAG cTGCCGTGCCCGGATATCAACACCCAAGTGAAGCCACAAATGCCCACACACCCcagttcttcatctataaaattgacGCATCTAACCGAGAGCAACGGTTGGAGGATAAAG GAGACTCCCCGTTGGAGCTGGGTGAGGACTGCAGCCTGGCTCTCGTCTGGCGCAACAACGAGCGCCTGCAGGAGTTTGTGTTGGTAGCCTCCAAGGAGCTGGAGTGTGCTGAGGACCCAGGCTCTGCCGGGGAGGCTGCCCGTGCTGGCCACTTCACTCTGGACCAGTGCCTGAACCTCTTCACCCGGCCCGAGGTGCTGGCACCCGAGGAGGCTTG GTACTGCCCGCAGTGTAAACAACACCGAGAGGCCTCTAAGCAGCTGCTGCTGTGGCGCCTTCCTAACGTACTCATTGTGCAGCTCAAGCGCTTTTCTTTCCGGAGTTTCATCTGGCGTGACAAGATCAATGACTTGGTGGAGTTCCCCGTTCG GAACTTGGACCTGAGCAAGTTCTGCATCGGTCAGAAAGAGGAACAGCTGCCTAGCTACGACCTCTATGCCGTCATCAACCACTACGGAGGCATGATCGGCGGCCACTACACCGCCTGTGCACGCCTGCCCAATGACCGCAGCAGCCAGCGCAGCGACGTGG GCTGGCGCTTGTTTGACGACAGCACGGTGACAACAGTAGACGAGAGCCAGGTTGTGACGCGTTATGCCTATGTACTCTTCTACCGCCGGCGGAACTCTCCTGTGGAGAGGCCCCCCAGGGCAGGTCACTCTGAGCACCACCCAGACCTGAGCCCTGCAGCTGAGGCTGCTGCCAGCCAG GGACTAGGCCCTGGCCAGGCCCCCGAGGTGGCCCCCACGCGGACAGCCCCTGAACGCTTCGCCCCCTCTGTGGACCGCCCAGCCCCCACCTACAGCAACATGGAGGAGGTCGATTAG